CTGAGTTGTTTTAAATTGCCAATTGAATCAGGCAAGTTTGTGATATGCGATTGTGACAAAGAAAGAGTTCTTAAGCATCCTCCATCCTTTAGCACCATTTCAAGCTTAAATTGGGCCTCAAGTGATCTCCATATATGTCGTAATGGCAAAGCCAATAGGGTACGCAAATGCTTCACTCTAGAGAAGTTGTCAAATTCTATTGTATCTTTCAAGTCCTTCATGTATGATAGATGGCGAATCTTGCTACTGGTTATTAGCTTGCGAGAGTCGTTACAACTATCATAAATAAAGCAACTTTGACCTAATATGCATAGCTAAATCATGCATAAGATCATGcataaaaatattaagattCCATGTATTGTTTCTTTGAAAAAACGATCTTGATATTAAAGCATTCCAATACTCTTCCCCAACATCTTCAATTCTTTTCCCTTTCTGAGGTTGCAAAAGACCTTCTGCCATCCAAATtaagattattttatctttgtcATCTTTTTGAAATTCATAATCTTTGGGAAAGATCGAAAGATGAGAAAAACATGGTTTCAAATAAGGAGGTAAGAAGTGGTATCTCAACCATAAAGCCGGAACAATTCTGATGTTAAGGCGATTTGGCAACTCCCAGATATCACTTTGCAATACATGCCTCCATTCTTCATGATTTGACGTACATTTCAAAAGTCCAACCATCGATTTTACAGCTAAAGGAAGACCCTTGCACTTTTCAACAATTTGCTTTCCAATTTCCTCCAATTCTAGATGTACCTCATTGGAGTCTATATCATCGAAGACTTGTTCTGCAAACAACTTCCAACAATTATCGTCAGAAATTACTTGAAGATCGTAAGGTTGAACATTTGTCTTCATCATCAATGCAATATCCTTGCTCCGCGTGGTCACAATAATTTTACTTCCTTGCTCGCCAAATTGTAAACAACTTTTCAAAGAGTCCCACAACAAATAATTCTCATTCCATACATCATCAAGAACAAAAAGAAACTTTTTCCCAAACAATGCACTTTTCAATTCATTTTGAAGTTGATGTACCTCTTCTGCATCACATCTTTGTTTAGTGATTGCCTCCAAAATAAGTTTGCTTATTTTTAAAACATCAAAATCGACGGAGATAGTTACCCATGCTTTCAAGTCAAAGTGTTGTTTGACACTGGTATCTGCATACACGCTTTGGACAAGCGTAGTTTTGCCTATACCACCCATCCCTACTATAGAAATAACAGAGATCTTATGGTCACCAACATCATGAGACAAGACTAGCTTAACAATAGCCTTTCTATCACTCTCCCTTCCATAGACCTTAGAATCCTCTAGTAAAGGGGCATGTGGTCTATGTTGTATAGTTGTTTTCATATCTACTTTTTTCAAATCAAGGTATTTTGTCTGAGCTAAAAGATCATCTAATGTATCAAGAATCTTCTCTACTTCACATGTCAAAGCTTTTTTAAATGGATTATAAaactttttgaaaaagctcaagGACTTACTTGTTGTGCTTTCGAGTTCACCTTTCTCCATCTTGATTCGCAAGGCTTCAGTGTTGATCTTGTCCATCACATGATCAGCTTCATAAACTACTTCTTTAAGATCTTCAAGCCACTTCTTCACATTGTCATCTCCAAGTTGTTTCTCCTCGGCATCATTGAGTAGAACATTAGCAGACTTCAACATTGTcttcaactttttgagatttgCTTCCTTATTTCCTCGAAAGAATTCAAGGACATCTTTAGAAGCAAGCCTATCAAAGAGAACATTCATCAAACCCGAAAGAAGAGCTCCTCCCACCACTAATTCCGCCATGGTTTCAGATCTTGGAAGAGATAACAAGTGTATGGATAGAGCTTAGAAGTTAGAACAAAAGGAGCCTTGGTTTAGAGTTGATGTAATATTCAAAGGTCCAACGCTTAAAGATAAGATTTTTATGGCTAATAATGAATGAACCTAACAGCAAtgactttccttttctttttttttttttaataatactgCCAATATATTACATAGTGATGGCTCCAACAAAGTTTTCATGGTTCAAACAAGTTAAAGATATACACTAAAAATATACACCATAACAAATATACATTTGTTTCTTCAGTAAGCAACTCTTGAGACATCTCAATCACAAGTTCCTTATCGGCGCACCTCATAAACTCGTTTACTTCATCTCTAATATCATATATTTTCCCGAACTCGAACAAGTACATAAAACACCCTTTCTTAAGTTTCTTCAGCTGGTAAAGCCAGGCCTCTTCAAGCCTCTTCAGGACATTACCCGAGTTGATATCTTCCATGAGACTCTCCTCGCAAGCGTCTTGAAGGTCTGCAATATTGTATTTGCTTGCAGCTCCAAGGAGTGCCACACGATGCTCCCAAAAGTCCATTTGTTTAATGGTTCCGTACAAGTAGCTGAGAAGAGCCATACAAGAATCCACTGACATGTCTTCGATATGAATCGTTGAGGACTCTTTCTCCATTAGGTTGTGATGAAACATGCTATGGAAGACGGGAGAACTCGCTGACAAAATCGCCTTGTGAGCACTTAATGTGCCACTAACTGCGTGGATTGTTACATCAGTATGGATTCATTCATCGAGCATTTTTCGAGAGGCATCGAAGTGTGTTTTGCATTGATAGTGATTGCAGTATTGTTCCGTCGATTGGCCATATAGAAGTAGAACTAGCTTCACCGCCCTGAATTTAAGAACAAAATGAATCATTACATTGAGAAGAATAACAAAATATGAAACCTGTAAAAGAGTAATGCAACTCACATTTACGGAGCATATCTTCAAATCAAGAAACTCAACATCGATGATAAATCGACCAACAAAGGTGGTATCTACAGGCCAAACAAAGTCATCGTAATTTCGAAGCAGCCTCTCATGAACTGCACCAGTAATCATAACAAACATTTAGTCACTTGGCAACACAAGAATCTTTCGAGTGGTTCATACTGCATTTAAAATCACACTTAGTAACAATCAACAAGCATAAGCTCATGAAAGACACTATCAAAGCTTTCAGTAACTACCATCTTAAAAAACGAAAAAACAATGAATTTGGTTTCCCTCTTGATAAAACAGAGTCCAAATCAAAATTATTTGTCAAGTTTCAAACTTCATTCCAAAAATTACAAGCCCAAAAGCTCAAttacccaaaaccaatcttagCATCCACTTCTATATTCAGCAGAAACAAGAATCCAAAGCTAACTGAAAGAACCAAAAAGATTAACTAACTTACACAATATTACTATAATTTATGAACAATAACAACCAAATTACTTGTCGAATTTCCAACTCGAATTAAACCAAAAactacaattttaccaaaaaacaAGAACACCCTTTTCCCTTTTTCATCAAAGCTTAGGTTAGAATCTCAGATACCACTAAAACTCAAACATGGAAAAGTAATGAACTAATGAACTTTAGAAAGAACAACGGATCAAGTTTCAAACTTTATTCCAAAAATTACAAGCCCAAAACTcaattacccaaaaaaaaaaaaataacaaacaaatttCATCATCCACTTCTAAATTCAATAGAAAAAGGTGTTAGTTAACAGCTACAAACAGCTGTATAACTAACTCTATACAAAGACTAACTAACTTCCAAACTAATACATTATAAAGATTAACAACTATTTAATCAGATAATCAAAACAAGAAACTTGTTCCAAAAAAATAAGAACACCCTTTTCCCTCTTTCATCAAAGTTTGGGTTAGATTCTCAGATATCACAAAAAGTCAAACATGTAATCAGAAAAGTAATGAACTTTAGAAATCAACAAAGAGACAAATGCCTGAACTCAAAACCCacttcatcaaaattcaaactTTCTCAGATAAAAATTAAAGGGTATTGAGTTTAGTGTAGTACGTACCAGTTCCATAGGCCAACCTTAAATGGGTCTAATTTTTGTATGAGCAAGGTCTGAAATTGTCGATCCTCCATTGAGCTAAGCGAGATATGGTCTCAACCTTGGAATCAGCCATAACCCACCTTAGTTTTGAAGCTTAAAGCTTTTCTTTATTACACTTAAAAATGACAGAGATTATTGTCTCTGACTTCTTGTCTAAGCTTGTTTGACACTTTCAAAGATTGAACtttttctctgttttttttggtaaagatgtaatttttattcattGTTGATGAATAAAGATAAGTTTTTTATTGATTTGATTGAACATTTTGGCTTTGTGACTTTTTGGCACGTGAAAGTTGAaacttaattgttaatttactTGTTACCTTTTACAATACcccataaatacttaagtttaactctcagttgtaaataaatacttatgtttaattttttacggtaataatacttaagttgtAATTCTAGAATATTTGTAGGTACCTTGCAGTTAAGTCTTAAGTAAATTGTCACGTGACAATTCCTAGTTAGTCTAAGtcattaaaattttgatttttaaaaaagtaatttaaatataccaataagaaaatgacttatggataataatttaatatttaacggTCAGATACCTACAaagttcaaaaaaatataacttaagtactattaccgccaaaaattaaacttaggtatttatttgcaactgagagttgaacttaggtatttatatcgcaaattactctttagaACACTatagaaaatattaaaattttatttttgacattAAAATCTTTAGATTTGCTAAATTATTTAGGTATTATTAGTGACTTTCAATAGCATTACAAGGTGaaattttggaaatggttagtgaAGTTTTATAATAATCATTCAATTAAAATGTATATGATTTGATATTTAACTATCTTACTATGGGTTAGTTAGGATTTTGTCTATcgaattttaatatgtattaaattatattactaaattttttaggtagttaaaattattttttgaattttgacatgtacaataTCATATCCTCAAACTTCTCATTTCACTAAAAATTCTCTTCAaatattaagattgttagatttaaagacttctattcaattttattaatatgtcGATTGTCCATGTACTAAATTGTACCtccaaaatttaatatctatcaAATTGTATTCCTAAACTTTCAGCTTTTATAcaaaaaatttcaatttaaataTCTTATTAATACAATTCAAGATGGTGCTACAAAATTTTTGTGTTGtacaatatttttctaaaattatgcATTTTGTATAAAATTTCGTACACTATTTAGACTATTTCGAGTCACAAAGTCACAAGATTGATCAATAATTATTATAGCATTTCGATTATTCTTGAATGATTCCAAATGGCCAGTTCAATTGTGAGGAAATCTTTTTCGTTAGCTAATCACTTTAGTACTTATACCTTTCAATTTGATGCAACTAATCACTTTCTCTAATTTACTAGAAATTGAAGTTGATTAGGGttttattgtatataatatGAGTGATATTAAGTTGGATCAATACCTTTCTTcaatcatataattaatttaaaacataAATACCATATCCCTCCACTAACTTTTTctttaaacaaaaaattagttAATAAGTTTGTGGTGAATTCCCACCCTTAAAACAAGTTGTTACAGCAGTAATaatgtccaaaaaaaaaaaaataattcaaaactaaAACTTGAACTTAATTGAAAATAAGACCAAAAAAAACTTAACTCAATAATGAATGAATTGTGGATCTTTATTGAATAGGAATAGTCAGTAGTACACAATAGAATGAGTCCAAGATTACAACTCAACACAGTAAGTAATTACAAAGAAATACCTCACATTGAGGAAAATCACTTCAAGAGTGATACTCCCTTTTACATCCCTCCACACACACTCATTATGATCTtcgactctctctctctaaactgAATCTAAAGTATGAGCTTTGGAGATTAGAGATCAGAACTCTCAACTCAGACCTGTCTTTGAGAATAGAGGAATCCCTATATATAGTTGCTAGTGGGTCCACTTTAAGTTAGTATTAAAGCCAACTGTTATAACTTGCAGCAGCTTTCTTCAGA
This Cannabis sativa cultivar Pink pepper isolate KNU-18-1 chromosome 6, ASM2916894v1, whole genome shotgun sequence DNA region includes the following protein-coding sequences:
- the LOC133038973 gene encoding BTB/POZ domain-containing protein At1g21780-like, producing MEKESSTIHIEDMSVDSCMALLSYLYGTIKQMDFWEHRVALLGAASKYNIADLQDACEESLMEDINSGNVLKRLEEAWLYQLKKLKKGCFMYLFEFGKIYDIRDEVNEFMRCADKELVIEMSQELLTEETNVYLLWCIFLVYIFNLFEP
- the LOC133038680 gene encoding putative disease resistance RPP13-like protein 1; this translates as MAELVVGGALLSGLMNVLFDRLASKDVLEFFRGNKEANLKKLKTMLKSANVLLNDAEEKQLGDDNVKKWLEDLKEVVYEADHVMDKINTEALRIKMEKGELESTTSKSLSFFKKFYNPFKKALTCEVEKILDTLDDLLAQTKYLDLKKVDMKTTIQHRPHAPLLEDSKVYGRESDRKAIVKLVLSHDVGDHKISVISIVGMGGIGKTTLVQSVYADTSVKQHFDLKAWVTISVDFDVLKISKLILEAITKQRCDAEEVHQLQNELKSALFGKKFLFVLDDVWNENYLLWDSLKSCLQFGEQGSKIIVTTRSKDIALMMKTNVQPYDLQVISDDNCWKLFAEQVFDDIDSNEVHLELEEIGKQIVEKCKGLPLAVKSMVGLLKCTSNHEEWRHVLQSDIWELPNRLNIRIVPALWLRYHFLPPYLKPCFSHLSIFPKDYEFQKDDKDKIILIWMAEGLLQPQKGKRIEDVGEEYWNALISRSFFQRNNTWNLNIFMHDLMHDLAMHIRSKLLYL